The genomic segment ATTAAAAAAATCCGGGATATGAGCTTCAACAATATACCCATTGTCCATGAAAACATCTTTTGCAAAGGCTGGAACCTTAGCTATTATCTTAGAATAATCCTCAGAAGATGCCAATTTTTCCAGATCATATATTAGATTTGGTATGTCATCATTAATTAATTTCATCAGATATATACGATCATTAAATTTCCCGTGTTGAATGATGGACTTACCAATGTTTGTAATCAGATCATTCATCTTCTCTTCTTCCCATACGTTCAGTATTTTCAGGAACAAGACTTTCAGTCTGATCAAAATCTGATAATAACTTTCCAATACCAATAAATTTATACTCATCAGCAGGTTCAAGCTTCAATTGTAATTTACAATTATCACAATCTCTATCACAAAAAATAGGCGTGTATTCATCTGGTTCTTTGTATGCGGTAATAACTCCCTCATAATTCCGTAAAATTACTTTATTTGTCGACCATGAGATCAAATAGTTAGGCATTACCGGGATCTTGCCACCTCCGCCAGGTGCATCAATTACATAAGTAGGAACAGCAAAGCCACTTGTATGTCCTATCAGGCTTTCAATAATCTCAATACCTTTACCCACTGGTGTACGAAAATGAGATAGACCTTCGGACAGATCGCATTGATAGAGATAATATGGTCTGACTCTATTTTGAACAAGTTTATGCACCAATCTTTTCATTATCCTTGGACAATCATTTACTCCAGATAACAAGACTGTTTGATTGCCAAGAGGTATTCCTGCATCAGCAAGTTTCCTCAGTGCTTCTGAAGAAGAATGTGTGATTTCCCTTGGATGATTAAAATGTGTGTTTATCCACAATGGATGATGTTTCTTTAATATTTCGACTAATTCATCAGTTATACGATATGGCAATACGACAGGCATTCTTGTACCAATTCGTACAATCTCAACGTGGGGAATTGCATTTAAGTCTGTGAGAATCCAATCAAGATA from the Methanosarcinales archaeon genome contains:
- the ablA gene encoding lysine 2,3-aminomutase yields the protein MPIYNKNQKQIAENINPDASISNWKSWGWQIKHSIKDIATFENLLDIEFDQNLRKQFDETIKKFPISITPYYLSLIDTDDYENDPIFKQSFPSPSELNISKCETNDPLGEDKDSPVPGITHRYPDRALFHISNVCSMYCRHCTRKRKVGDKDSIPDKNEILKGIEYIRNTPSVRDVLLSGGDPLMLSDEYLDWILTDLNAIPHVEIVRIGTRMPVVLPYRITDELVEILKKHHPLWINTHFNHPREITHSSSEALRKLADAGIPLGNQTVLLSGVNDCPRIMKRLVHKLVQNRVRPYYLYQCDLSEGLSHFRTPVGKGIEIIESLIGHTSGFAVPTYVIDAPGGGGKIPVMPNYLISWSTNKVILRNYEGVITAYKEPDEYTPIFCDRDCDNCKLQLKLEPADEYKFIGIGKLLSDFDQTESLVPENTERMGRREDE